CTCCAGCGGTTGTTTTATTGTACCACAGGATAACAGATTTAAAAAAGGACCCGCAATTATTAACAGTCAGTCCGGAAAATTTTTATGCGCAATGTGAATATCTCAAGAGACATTATCATGTGCTGAACGTAGATGAATTTGTAAGTTTAAAAATACAGAACAAACCGTTTCCAGAAAATTCAGCGCTTCTCACCTTTGACGATGGTTATGATGACAATTTACTATTAGCATTGCCGATTTTGGAGTCGTTAAATTTGCAGGCAGTCTTTTATGTGTCAACGTTAAATCTTGATACAAAGTTTGAATACTGGTGGGATGAGCTTGGCAGGATTTTTTTAAATGGCAATAACCTGCCTGAAAGTTTAGATATAGAAATACATAATCGAGAATATTATTTCAGCACATCTTCAGAGCATGAACAGTTCTGCGCATACGAAAAGCTACGTCGCATAATGAGACAGTGTAAATTCAATGTTCAAAAAGATATCCTTACAAAACTACTCTTGTGGGCGAAAATAGAAGAAAGTGGAAGAGAAACGCATCGCAGCATGACATCCAATGCATTGAAAAAAATGCTTGCGTCTGAATCTGCGATAATCGGGGCACATGGCCACACGCATACCCAAATGAGTCTTTATGCATATGCGGAACAATACAAGGACATTAAATATTCCAAGGATATAATAGAATCGCTGCTTGGGATACAGGTAAAACTATTCGCTTATCCTTTTGGTATGCGGAATGATTATAATGCTGATACCATTAAAATCTGCAAAGAACTCAGGTTTGATTTGGCATTCTCTAATTATTATTCGCAAGTCCATAGCTGGACGGACAGATATCAGATACCAAGGATATTGGTTCGAAACTGGGATTTTATTGAGTTTAAATCTAAAATAAAGAGTTTTTTTCGATATTAGATGAGAGTATTAATTATAAATTGGTCGGATACTATCGGCGGTTCGGCAATCACGGCTTACAGACTTTCAAAGGGATTAGAGAGGCGCCATAATGTCGAATGCTTTTTTTTAGTTGCTGAGAAAAAAAGCAAAGAACCGAATATTATTTGCACCAGAAAAAACAGGGGTGAATATTATTTTGAAGTATATCTGAATAAAATTACTAATATGATCGGAATGCAATATCAGTTTTTCCCCTTTTCCAGCAGATGTATTGTAAAAAAAACAAAAGAGTTAAAACCTGACATAATCTATCTGCGCAATACACATGGCGGATACTTCAAAACCAAATTGATCCGGAAATTGTCAGCCTTTGCCCCAATAGTCTGGACACTGAGTGACATGTGGAGTTTTACCGGCAATGGCGCCCATACCTTTGGTGATGAGTCATGGAAATCTATGAAGGCATGTAAAGACTGCGGCATTTATCCGGGTATTGGCATTAATACGGGAAGATGGCTTTTGCGTCAAAAAAAAAGCATTTACCAAAAAGCGAACATCTCAATAGTCACTCCATCAAAGTGGCTCTACAATCTTTCAAGGCAAAGTCCCGTGTTTGAGGGCAAAGAAATAAAGCAGATTTATAATGGATTCGATCTTGACGTATTTACGCCTCTGGACAAAAGACGATGCAGGTTTGACCTTGGTATTCCGTCCGATGCCCGGGTTCTTATGTTTTCCGCGGAAAATTTACATGCTAATCCATGGAAGGGC
Above is a window of Candidatus Brocadiaceae bacterium DNA encoding:
- a CDS encoding polysaccharide deacetylase family protein, with the translated sequence MNVRNYVWNAILSARRFTLNIFDTPAVVLLYHRITDLKKDPQLLTVSPENFYAQCEYLKRHYHVLNVDEFVSLKIQNKPFPENSALLTFDDGYDDNLLLALPILESLNLQAVFYVSTLNLDTKFEYWWDELGRIFLNGNNLPESLDIEIHNREYYFSTSSEHEQFCAYEKLRRIMRQCKFNVQKDILTKLLLWAKIEESGRETHRSMTSNALKKMLASESAIIGAHGHTHTQMSLYAYAEQYKDIKYSKDIIESLLGIQVKLFAYPFGMRNDYNADTIKICKELRFDLAFSNYYSQVHSWTDRYQIPRILVRNWDFIEFKSKIKSFFRY
- a CDS encoding glycosyltransferase codes for the protein MRVLIINWSDTIGGSAITAYRLSKGLERRHNVECFFLVAEKKSKEPNIICTRKNRGEYYFEVYLNKITNMIGMQYQFFPFSSRCIVKKTKELKPDIIYLRNTHGGYFKTKLIRKLSAFAPIVWTLSDMWSFTGNGAHTFGDESWKSMKACKDCGIYPGIGINTGRWLLRQKKSIYQKANISIVTPSKWLYNLSRQSPVFEGKEIKQIYNGFDLDVFTPLDKRRCRFDLGIPSDARVLMFSAENLHANPWKGGRELLEIVKLLDSKINYNVHILLAGSGDLTHREALDNIIYYKIGKIESDVFMATCLSAADVYIYPTKADNLPNALIEAIACGVPCITFDIGGCAEIIRNGMNGYTVKPFEIETFVQRIMECFKDDEWLNTLSLNARKCAEEVFSLKAMCKNYYQYFQEKLEYKGV